A window of Bacillus spongiae contains these coding sequences:
- a CDS encoding IS3 family transposase, producing the protein YYNNDRIKVKLAGLSPVQYRTQTNLIAV; encoded by the coding sequence ATTACTATAATAACGACCGAATAAAAGTAAAATTGGCTGGCTTAAGTCCAGTACAATACCGAACTCAAACCAACCTAATAGCAGTATAA